One region of Mangifera indica cultivar Alphonso chromosome 3, CATAS_Mindica_2.1, whole genome shotgun sequence genomic DNA includes:
- the LOC123212603 gene encoding protein phosphatase 2C 70-like translates to MAILESIVVFAILLMLILILFLILIACKPWRFFVSSSRSHSLVKADELERPFVSNEEAVVLDQSNDFGRTHDLEGSYYQNEGFLRSPRTHGLVHKQRLPSASPIVNQGDSVVLLDVISDTPEDLLLGQTLKRPIATDHFTELQKQTQEGFSPNLNLVLDDVKVQEYVPKAITAQRSCLSLEVISGPACGVRCTVHSSSSSRLPLTLGRVSPSDLLLKDSEVSGKHALINWNSNKLKWELVDMGSLNGTQLNSQSINHPDSGSRHWSDPVEIANGDIITLGTTSNVYVQITSETDTQIPFGVGVASDAMALRRGAKKLPMEDVCYYHWPLPGVDQFGLFGICDGHGGAAAAKSASEILPKTMADILSDSHKRGRVLAQCDASDVLRDAFSQTEASMNHYYEGCTATLLLVWTDGDENFFVQCANVGDSACVMNVDGKQIKMTEDHRITSSSERLRINETGEPLKDGETRLCGLNLARMLGDKFLKQQETRFSSEPYISQVVRIDQASNNFAILASDGFWDVISCKKAIQLVLQMRERYTADKANSAEKIANVLLSEARTLRTKDNTSIIFLDFDSTFRKSCKVG, encoded by the exons ATGGCGATACTAGAGAGCATTGTCGTTTTCGCCATTCTCCTTATGTTGATACTGATCCTTTTTCTCATCTTGATCGCCTGTAAACCATGGCGCttctttgtctcttcttctcGCTCTCACTCCCTCGttaag GCTGATGAACTAGAGAGGCCCTTCGTATCAAATGAAGAGGCTGTGGTACTTGATCAAAGCAATGATTTTGGAAGAACTCATGATCTAGAGGGATCTTACTATCAAAATGAAGGGTTTTTGCGCTCACCTCGAACACATGGACTTGTTCATAAACAGAGGCTTCCCTCTGCATCTCCCATTGTAAACCAAG GTGACAGCGTGGTTCTTCTAGATGTAATTTCTGATACTCCAGAGGATCTTTTGCTTGGCCAAACGCTTAAAAGGCCAATTGCCACAGATCACTTCACAGAATTGCAAAAACAGACTCAGGAAGGTTTCAGTCCTAATCTGAATTTAGTTTTAGATGATGTTAAGGTTCAAGAGTATGTGCCCAAGGCTATCACAGCTCAaa GAAGCTGCCTTTCCTTGGAGGTTATATCCGGTCCTGCTTGTGGAGTTCGTTGTACTGTACATTCATCAAGTTCTTCTAGGCTGCCACTGACTCTTGGAAGAGTTTCTCCTAGTGATTTATTACTGAAAGATTCTGAGGTGTCTGGGAAGCATGCATTGATAAACTGGAATTCAAAT AAATTGAAATGGGAGCTGGTGGACATGGGTAGTCTAAATGGAACTCAATTAAATTCACAGTCAATTAACCATCCTGATTCAGGGAGTAGACATTGGAGTGATCCAGTTGAGATTGCTAATGGAGACATAATTACTCTTGGCACAACTTCAAATGTATAT GTTCAAATTACATCTGAAACTGACACTCAGATTCCTTTTGGAGTTGGTGTGGCATCAGATGCCATGGCTTTGCGTCGGGGAGCAAAGAAACTTCCAATGGAAGATGTGTGCTATTATCACTGGCCTCTTCCTGGGGTTGATCAG TTTGGGTTATTTGGTATTTGTGATGGACATGGTGGTGCAGCAGCTGCTAAATCTGCTAGCGA AATTCTTCCTAAAACAATGGCTGATATATTATCGGATTCACATAAAAGAGGGAGGGTTTTGGCTCAATGTGATGCTTCAGATGTTCTTAGGGATGCATTTTCTCAAACAGAAGCATCCATGAATCATTATTATGAG GGTTGTACTGCAACATTACTTTTGGTTTGGACTGATGGAGATGAAAATTTCTTTGTGCAATGTGCAAATGTTGGGGACTCTGCTTGCGTAATGAA TGTTGATGGGAAGCAGATTAAGATGACAGAAGACCACCGTATCACTAGTAGTTCTGAAAGGCTCCGAATCAACGAAACCGGAGAACCATTGAAAGATGGGGAAACGAGATTGTGTG GCTTAAACCTTGCTCGAATGCTTGGGGACAAATTTCTGAAACAGCAGGAGACCCGCTTCAGTTCAGAGCCTTATATAAGTCAAGTTGTGCGTATTGATCAAGCAAGCAACAACTTTGCTATTTTGGCTAG TGATGGATTTTGGGATGTCATCAGCTGTAAGAAGGCAATTCAGCTAGTGCTTCAG ATGAGGGAGAGATACACTGCTGACAAGGCAAATTCAGCCGAGAAGATTGCAAATGTTTTGTTGAGCGAGGCGAGAACTCTGCGAACAAAGGATAACACCTCTATTATATTCTTGGATTTTGACAGCACATTTAGAAAGTCTTGTAAAGTTGgttaa